One genomic segment of Bradyrhizobium diazoefficiens includes these proteins:
- the kdsA gene encoding 3-deoxy-8-phosphooctulonate synthase — MSSSNSAAPVVTIGTVKFGNDLPISVIAGPCQLESRQHALEVASALKEIAARLNIGLVYKTSFDKANRTSASAARGLGLAQSLPIFAEIRASLGLPVLTDVHEATQCAEVAQAVDILQIPAFLCRQTDLLLAAAATGKVVNVKKGQFLAPWDMTNVVTKITSANNPNVLVTERGASFGYNTLVSDMRALPILARTTGAPVIFDATHSVQQPGGKGASSGGEREFVPVLARAAVAVGVAGVFIETHPDPDRAPSDGPNMVPLREFEGLIRRLMAFDSLAKSTTR; from the coding sequence TTGAGCTCTTCGAATTCGGCGGCGCCGGTCGTCACCATTGGCACGGTCAAGTTCGGCAACGATCTGCCGATCTCGGTTATTGCCGGGCCGTGCCAGCTCGAAAGCCGCCAGCATGCGCTGGAGGTGGCTTCAGCGCTGAAGGAGATCGCCGCGCGGCTGAACATCGGCCTCGTCTACAAGACCTCGTTCGACAAGGCCAACCGCACCAGCGCCTCCGCTGCGCGCGGTCTGGGCCTTGCGCAGTCGCTGCCGATCTTCGCGGAAATCCGCGCTTCGCTCGGCCTGCCGGTCCTGACCGACGTGCATGAGGCCACGCAATGCGCCGAGGTTGCCCAGGCGGTGGACATCCTGCAAATCCCGGCCTTCCTGTGCCGGCAGACAGATCTTCTGCTCGCAGCCGCCGCGACCGGCAAGGTCGTCAACGTCAAGAAGGGGCAGTTCCTGGCGCCCTGGGACATGACGAATGTCGTGACCAAGATCACGAGCGCGAATAATCCCAACGTGCTCGTCACCGAGCGCGGCGCTTCTTTCGGCTACAACACGCTGGTCTCCGACATGCGCGCGCTGCCGATCCTGGCCCGCACCACCGGCGCGCCCGTGATCTTCGATGCCACCCATTCGGTGCAGCAGCCGGGCGGGAAGGGCGCTTCTTCCGGCGGCGAGCGCGAATTCGTGCCGGTGCTGGCACGCGCGGCGGTCGCGGTCGGCGTTGCCGGCGTCTTCATCGAGACCCATCCCGATCCTGATCGCGCGCCGTCGGATGGCCCCAACATGGTGCCGCTGCGGGAGTTCGAAGGGCTTATTCGCAGGCTAATGGCTTTCGACTCACTGGCCAAGAGCACAACGCGCTGA
- a CDS encoding MFS transporter yields the protein MHQPVTRPAADQKFPPAINIIALASFSAALSTRALDPVLPHVAEDFSISITTAASIAAGFALIYALVQPVIGAAADLFGKARLMTLCLALLGVSCILGALATSFSGLFASRILAGIASGGVFPVALGLTADLVAPARRQVAIGRTLAGSMTGNLLGASASGIIGDLIGWRGVLMILGALGLIAAVAVAAGFRGAALTAPPKSDLKTLRQGYRTIFANPNTRYCYSAVFVEGCCVFGLFPFIAALLFDLGEKSLSIAGIVIAGFAVGGLFYTFTVSRFLPWLGVKGMMIAGASLVALQLGVLAFGPGWKLQFASMLAMGWGFYMIHGCLQVFASELSIGARATAMSLHSFFFFMGQTVGPIAYGLGLQHGGKVPTLLASAAIMVCLGLVCAQLLRQRAPSDARA from the coding sequence ATGCACCAGCCTGTGACCAGGCCGGCCGCCGACCAGAAGTTTCCGCCGGCAATTAATATCATCGCGCTCGCAAGCTTCTCGGCGGCCTTGTCTACGCGCGCGCTAGATCCCGTGCTGCCGCATGTCGCCGAGGATTTTTCGATCAGCATCACCACGGCCGCCAGCATCGCGGCCGGCTTCGCCTTGATCTACGCGCTGGTCCAGCCGGTGATCGGCGCAGCTGCCGATCTGTTCGGCAAGGCGCGCCTGATGACGCTGTGCCTGGCGCTGCTCGGCGTCTCCTGCATTCTTGGTGCGCTCGCGACGTCCTTCTCGGGCCTGTTCGCGAGCCGCATCCTGGCCGGCATCGCCTCCGGCGGCGTGTTTCCGGTTGCGCTCGGCCTGACCGCCGACCTCGTCGCGCCCGCCAGGCGGCAGGTCGCGATCGGGCGCACGCTGGCGGGGTCGATGACCGGCAATCTGCTCGGCGCCTCCGCTTCCGGCATCATCGGCGATCTCATCGGCTGGCGCGGTGTGCTCATGATCCTCGGCGCGCTCGGTCTCATTGCGGCCGTTGCGGTGGCGGCCGGCTTTCGCGGTGCCGCGCTGACGGCGCCGCCGAAGAGCGACCTGAAGACCTTGCGCCAGGGCTACCGCACCATCTTCGCCAACCCCAACACGCGCTATTGCTACTCGGCGGTGTTCGTCGAGGGCTGCTGCGTGTTCGGCCTGTTTCCCTTCATCGCCGCGCTGCTGTTCGATCTCGGCGAGAAGTCGCTGTCGATCGCCGGCATCGTGATCGCGGGTTTCGCCGTCGGCGGACTGTTCTACACCTTCACGGTCTCGCGCTTCCTGCCGTGGCTCGGCGTCAAGGGCATGATGATCGCGGGCGCGAGCCTCGTCGCCCTGCAGCTCGGCGTGCTTGCGTTCGGTCCCGGCTGGAAGCTGCAATTCGCCAGCATGCTGGCGATGGGCTGGGGCTTCTACATGATCCACGGCTGCTTGCAGGTGTTCGCCAGCGAGCTGTCGATCGGCGCGCGTGCGACGGCGATGTCGCTGCATTCCTTCTTCTTCTTCATGGGGCAGACGGTCGGTCCGATCGCCTACGGCCTTGGCCTCCAGCATGGCGGCAAGGTGCCGACCCTGCTCGCGAGCGCGGCGATCATGGTGTGCCTCGGCCTCGTCTGCGCGCAACTGCTCAGGCAGCGCGCGCCGTCGGACGCGCGGGCCTGA
- the queF gene encoding preQ(1) synthase — protein sequence MTMMAKKPLQLGRAVEWPHTPDEAQLDRVPNPQGGTDYLVRFTVPEFTSLCPVTGQPDFAHLMIDYAPGPWLLESKSLKLYIASFRNHGAFHEDCTVMIGKRIASEIKPKWLRIGGYWYPRGGTPIDVFWQTGRVPKGVWVPEQGVAPYRGRG from the coding sequence ATGACGATGATGGCGAAGAAGCCCCTCCAGCTCGGCCGCGCGGTCGAGTGGCCGCACACACCGGATGAAGCCCAGCTCGACCGCGTGCCCAATCCGCAAGGAGGCACCGACTATCTGGTCCGCTTCACCGTGCCGGAATTCACCTCGCTGTGCCCGGTCACAGGCCAGCCCGATTTCGCCCATCTGATGATCGACTACGCGCCGGGTCCGTGGTTGCTCGAGTCGAAATCGCTAAAACTCTACATCGCGAGCTTCCGCAATCACGGCGCCTTCCACGAGGACTGCACCGTGATGATCGGCAAGCGCATCGCGAGCGAGATCAAGCCGAAATGGCTTCGCATCGGCGGCTATTGGTATCCGCGCGGCGGCACCCCGATCGACGTGTTCTGGCAGACCGGCCGCGTGCCGAAGGGCGTGTGGGTGCCGGAGCAAGGCGTCGCGCCCTATCGCGGGCGGGGTTAG
- a CDS encoding Vgb family protein translates to MNRRQFLASSTAFLATRPSFAQEGPFRTKFFPIRPGIGLHDLAPAADGTVWFTAQGKGMLGRLDPRDGSFKTVSLGDGAAPHGVTIGPDGAPWITEGGQNAIVRVDPRDLKVTLFRLPEKYAYANLNTGVFDRSGTYWFTGQSGYYGRLTPQSGAMDVFKAPKGIGPYGIAVTPKGDVWYASLAGSYIAKIDLATGHANVVEPPTPGQGSRRVWSDSKSRIWVSEWNSGHVSVHDPADSSWKTWKLPGERPRTYAVYVDDRDKVWLSDFSANAIVRFDPVTEKFNVFASDKANANVRQLDGRPGELWGCESGNDRIVLIQTIAAG, encoded by the coding sequence ATGAATCGCCGCCAGTTTCTTGCCTCGAGCACCGCCTTCCTCGCGACCCGCCCATCTTTTGCGCAGGAAGGCCCGTTCCGGACAAAATTTTTCCCGATCAGGCCCGGCATCGGCCTGCACGACCTCGCTCCCGCCGCCGACGGCACGGTCTGGTTTACGGCGCAGGGCAAAGGGATGCTCGGCCGGCTCGATCCCAGGGATGGCAGCTTCAAGACGGTCAGCCTCGGCGACGGTGCCGCCCCGCACGGCGTGACCATCGGGCCCGACGGCGCGCCCTGGATTACCGAGGGCGGCCAGAACGCGATCGTGCGGGTCGATCCCCGTGATCTCAAGGTCACGCTGTTCCGCCTGCCCGAAAAGTACGCCTACGCCAATCTCAATACCGGTGTGTTCGACCGAAGCGGCACCTACTGGTTCACTGGCCAGTCCGGCTATTACGGCCGTCTCACGCCGCAATCCGGCGCGATGGACGTGTTCAAGGCGCCGAAGGGCATTGGCCCCTATGGCATCGCAGTCACGCCCAAAGGCGACGTCTGGTACGCCTCGCTCGCCGGCAGCTACATCGCCAAGATCGATCTCGCGACCGGCCACGCCAATGTCGTCGAGCCGCCGACGCCCGGCCAGGGCTCCCGGCGCGTCTGGTCGGACTCGAAAAGCCGGATCTGGGTCAGCGAGTGGAACAGCGGGCATGTCTCAGTGCATGATCCCGCTGACAGCTCCTGGAAGACCTGGAAGCTGCCGGGCGAACGCCCCCGCACCTACGCGGTCTATGTCGACGACAGAGACAAGGTCTGGCTGTCCGACTTCTCGGCCAACGCGATCGTCCGCTTCGATCCCGTGACCGAAAAGTTCAACGTCTTCGCCAGCGACAAGGCAAACGCCAATGTCAGGCAGCTCGACGGCCGCCCAGGCGAGCTTTGGGGCTGCGAGTCCGGCAACGACCGCATTGTGCTGATTCAGACAATCGCCGCCGGTTGA
- the eno gene encoding phosphopyruvate hydratase — MTAIIDIIGREILDSRGNPTVEVDVVLEDGALGRAAVPSGASTGAHEAVELRDGDKARYLGKGVTKAVGAVNGEIFEALSGLDVEQQAQIDQIMIDLDGTPNKSRLGANAILGVSLACAKAAANSLDMPLYRYVGGTAARLLPVPMMNIINGGVHADNPIDFQEFMILPVGASSFAEGLRYGAEVFHTLKSELKKAGHNTNVGDEGGFAPNLPSADAALDFVMNAIGKAGYKAGSDIVIGLDCASTEFFKDSKYVYEGEGKTRSISEQAKYLADLVSRYPIVTIEDGMSEDDMDGWKELTDLIGKKCQLVGDDLFVTNVKRLAEGIKAGRANSILIKVNQIGTLTETLAAVEMAHKSGYTSVMSHRSGETEDSTIADLAVATNCGQIKTGSLARSDRTAKYNQLLRIEQQLGKQALYGGRAALKALA, encoded by the coding sequence ATGACCGCCATTATCGACATCATCGGCCGCGAAATTCTCGATAGCCGGGGCAATCCCACCGTCGAGGTCGACGTCGTGCTGGAAGATGGTGCGCTTGGCCGCGCCGCCGTGCCGTCAGGCGCCTCGACCGGTGCCCATGAAGCCGTGGAACTGCGCGACGGCGACAAGGCGCGCTATCTCGGCAAGGGCGTCACCAAGGCGGTCGGCGCAGTCAACGGCGAGATCTTCGAGGCGCTGAGCGGCCTCGATGTCGAGCAGCAGGCCCAGATCGACCAGATCATGATCGACCTCGACGGCACGCCGAACAAGAGCCGGCTGGGCGCCAACGCCATTCTCGGCGTCTCGCTCGCCTGCGCCAAGGCGGCCGCGAACTCGCTCGACATGCCGCTCTATCGTTATGTCGGCGGCACCGCCGCGCGGCTCTTGCCGGTGCCGATGATGAACATCATCAATGGCGGCGTGCATGCCGACAACCCGATCGACTTCCAGGAGTTCATGATCCTCCCGGTCGGCGCCTCGTCTTTCGCGGAAGGGCTGCGCTACGGCGCGGAGGTCTTCCACACGCTGAAGTCGGAGCTGAAGAAGGCCGGCCACAACACCAATGTCGGCGACGAGGGCGGCTTTGCCCCGAACCTGCCGTCGGCCGACGCCGCGCTCGACTTCGTCATGAACGCGATCGGCAAGGCCGGCTACAAGGCTGGCAGCGACATCGTGATTGGCCTCGACTGCGCCTCGACCGAGTTCTTCAAGGACAGCAAGTATGTCTATGAAGGCGAGGGCAAGACCCGCTCGATCTCCGAGCAGGCCAAATATCTCGCCGATCTCGTCTCGCGCTATCCGATCGTCACCATCGAGGACGGCATGTCGGAAGACGACATGGACGGCTGGAAGGAGCTCACCGATCTCATCGGCAAGAAGTGCCAGCTGGTCGGCGACGATCTCTTCGTCACCAACGTCAAGCGCCTCGCCGAAGGCATCAAGGCCGGCCGCGCCAATTCGATCCTGATCAAGGTCAACCAGATCGGCACGCTGACCGAGACGCTCGCCGCCGTCGAGATGGCGCACAAGTCGGGCTATACCTCGGTGATGTCGCACCGCTCCGGCGAGACCGAGGATTCCACCATCGCCGACCTCGCGGTCGCCACGAACTGCGGACAGATCAAGACCGGATCCCTTGCGCGTTCCGATCGCACCGCCAAATACAACCAGCTCCTGCGCATCGAGCAGCAGCTCGGCAAGCAGGCGCTCTATGGCGGCAGGGCGGCACTAAAGGCGCTGGCATAA
- a CDS encoding zinc-binding dehydrogenase — protein MSDGKTGMQLRSLLKKSGELELSLVNVPTPEPADDEVVVRVEATPINPSDLGLLIGAADMSAAKASGTREMPVITATMPEGAMRMMAARFDQSLPVGNEGAGTVIRTGASDAAKALMGKTVSMIGGAMYTQYRVLKVRDVMELPAGTTAADGASWFVNPLTALGMTETMRRENHKALVHTAAASNLGQMLNKICIKDGIGLVNIVRSKEQADILHKIGAKHVVDSSAPSFMDDLTDALVETGATIAFDAIGGGKLASQILTAMEVAANKTAKEYSRYGSNVYKQVYIYGSLDTRPTELNRSFGLSWGVGGWLLTPFLQKIGPADIGRLRQRVASELKTTFASHYTKVVSLQEALDPANIAVYAKRATGEKFLINPNKLS, from the coding sequence ATGAGCGACGGCAAGACCGGAATGCAATTGCGTTCACTGCTCAAGAAGAGCGGCGAGCTGGAATTGTCCCTCGTGAATGTCCCGACCCCGGAGCCGGCCGACGACGAGGTCGTCGTCCGCGTCGAGGCGACGCCGATCAATCCGTCCGATCTCGGCCTGTTGATCGGCGCCGCCGATATGTCGGCCGCCAAGGCGTCCGGCACCAGGGAGATGCCGGTCATCACCGCGACCATGCCGGAAGGCGCGATGCGGATGATGGCGGCGAGGTTCGACCAGTCGCTGCCGGTCGGCAATGAGGGCGCCGGCACGGTGATCCGGACCGGTGCGTCCGATGCCGCAAAAGCGCTGATGGGCAAGACGGTGTCGATGATCGGCGGCGCCATGTACACGCAGTACCGCGTGCTCAAGGTCCGCGACGTCATGGAGCTGCCGGCCGGCACCACGGCCGCCGACGGCGCGTCCTGGTTCGTCAATCCGCTGACTGCGCTCGGCATGACCGAGACGATGCGGCGGGAGAACCATAAGGCGCTGGTGCATACGGCTGCGGCGTCCAACCTCGGCCAGATGCTGAACAAGATCTGCATCAAGGACGGCATCGGCCTCGTCAACATCGTCCGCAGCAAGGAGCAGGCCGACATCCTGCACAAGATCGGCGCCAAGCACGTCGTCGATTCCTCCGCGCCGAGCTTCATGGACGATCTCACGGACGCGCTGGTGGAGACCGGCGCCACCATCGCCTTCGACGCCATCGGCGGCGGCAAGCTCGCCAGCCAGATCCTGACCGCGATGGAAGTGGCGGCCAACAAGACCGCGAAGGAATACAGCCGCTACGGCTCCAACGTGTACAAGCAGGTCTACATCTACGGCAGCCTCGATACGCGCCCGACTGAGCTGAACCGGTCGTTCGGCCTCAGCTGGGGCGTTGGCGGCTGGCTGCTGACGCCGTTCCTCCAGAAGATCGGTCCGGCTGATATCGGGCGCCTGCGCCAGCGCGTGGCGTCCGAACTCAAGACCACCTTCGCCAGCCACTACACCAAAGTGGTGTCTCTTCAGGAGGCACTCGATCCCGCCAATATCGCGGTGTACGCCAAACGCGCCACCGGCGAAAAATTCCTCATCAACCCAAATAAATTGTCGTGA
- a CDS encoding MBL fold metallo-hydrolase produces MTDLDRRHLLAGAAAIGVAAATGLRPRAADAAVPQAGTQAPGFYRYKVGSIECTSINDGARTFPMPDKFVTNLSKEEALAAGEAAYMPKGMVTVPFNPQLINTGSKLVLIDTGNGVANLEPSKGAVGRTLQNLAAAGVDPKSIDVVLLSHLHPDHTNGIRLADGALAFPNAEIMVPGKDWEFWTSADNAAKAESNAMMKNYFANVKKTFAGLESKVTKYEWGKEVAPGITSIATPGHTPGHTSFAVASGDAKILIQSDVTNIPEFFLRNPDWHVAFDNDPAMAQETRHKFLDMAAAEKATVVGFHFTFPSVGHVEKDGAKYRLIPSAWNPTI; encoded by the coding sequence ATGACCGATCTCGATCGCCGCCATTTGCTCGCAGGCGCCGCCGCCATTGGCGTGGCTGCCGCCACCGGCCTCCGGCCGAGGGCCGCCGATGCCGCAGTGCCGCAAGCCGGCACGCAGGCGCCGGGCTTCTACCGCTACAAGGTCGGCAGCATCGAGTGCACCTCGATCAATGACGGGGCGCGCACCTTCCCGATGCCGGACAAGTTCGTCACTAACCTGTCGAAGGAGGAGGCGCTCGCGGCGGGCGAGGCCGCCTACATGCCCAAGGGCATGGTGACGGTGCCGTTCAACCCGCAGCTCATCAACACCGGCTCCAAGCTGGTGCTGATCGACACCGGCAACGGCGTCGCCAATCTCGAGCCCAGCAAGGGCGCGGTCGGCCGCACGCTGCAAAACCTTGCGGCTGCCGGCGTCGATCCCAAGAGCATCGACGTAGTGCTGCTCTCGCATCTGCATCCCGATCACACCAACGGCATTCGCCTCGCCGACGGCGCGCTCGCCTTCCCGAATGCGGAGATCATGGTGCCGGGCAAGGACTGGGAGTTCTGGACCAGCGCGGACAACGCCGCCAAGGCCGAGTCCAACGCGATGATGAAGAACTATTTCGCCAACGTGAAGAAGACCTTTGCGGGCCTCGAGTCCAAGGTCACCAAGTACGAGTGGGGCAAGGAGGTCGCGCCGGGCATCACCTCGATCGCGACGCCGGGCCACACGCCCGGCCATACCTCGTTCGCAGTCGCCTCCGGCGATGCCAAGATCCTGATCCAGTCCGACGTCACCAACATTCCCGAATTCTTCCTGCGCAATCCGGACTGGCACGTGGCGTTCGACAATGATCCCGCGATGGCGCAGGAGACCCGCCACAAATTCCTCGACATGGCGGCGGCCGAGAAGGCAACGGTTGTGGGCTTCCACTTCACCTTCCCCTCGGTCGGTCATGTCGAGAAGGACGGCGCCAAATATCGCCTGATCCCGTCGGCGTGGAATCCGACGATCTGA
- a CDS encoding NADPH-dependent FMN reductase, with translation MAYNIVVIAGSLRKDSFSLKIANALAKLAPASLKLEVVTLGGISFFNQDLEGAPPADWLAFREKIQKSDGVIFVTPEYNRAIPGVLKNAIDVASRPYGKSSFNGKPVGIVSNSPGPLGGVSAAKTLQNILPGISGPIMQQPETYLNAVGDAFDAEGNLVKESLKPVLQAYIDAFAAHVAKHHG, from the coding sequence ATGGCCTACAACATCGTCGTTATCGCCGGCAGCCTGCGCAAGGACAGCTTCTCGCTGAAGATCGCCAATGCGCTCGCAAAACTGGCGCCCGCATCCCTCAAGCTCGAGGTCGTCACGCTGGGAGGCATCTCGTTCTTCAACCAGGATCTCGAGGGCGCGCCGCCCGCGGACTGGCTGGCCTTCCGCGAGAAGATTCAGAAATCCGACGGCGTCATCTTCGTGACCCCCGAATACAACCGGGCGATTCCGGGCGTGCTCAAGAACGCCATCGACGTCGCCTCGCGCCCTTATGGCAAGAGCTCGTTCAACGGCAAGCCGGTCGGCATCGTCTCGAACTCGCCTGGCCCGCTCGGTGGCGTCAGCGCCGCCAAGACGCTGCAGAACATTCTGCCGGGCATTTCCGGCCCGATCATGCAGCAGCCGGAGACCTATCTGAACGCCGTCGGCGACGCTTTCGATGCGGAAGGTAATCTGGTCAAGGAGTCGCTGAAGCCCGTGCTCCAAGCCTATATCGACGCCTTCGCCGCGCACGTGGCCAAGCACCACGGCTGA
- a CDS encoding FtsB family cell division protein, which yields MVSRARLKSILTGLALYAMAAAIVGYFGVNAYTGKYGLNARQELDQEIIALTSELAQLKRERARSEQRVSLLRSEKIDPDMLEERARFQLDYVNPHDLVRMIPAK from the coding sequence ATGGTCTCCCGCGCGCGCCTGAAATCGATCCTGACCGGCCTTGCCCTCTATGCGATGGCGGCCGCCATCGTCGGCTATTTCGGCGTCAACGCCTATACCGGCAAATACGGCCTCAACGCCCGCCAGGAGCTTGACCAGGAGATCATCGCGCTGACCAGCGAGCTGGCGCAGCTCAAGCGCGAGCGCGCCAGGAGCGAGCAGCGCGTCTCGCTGCTGCGCTCCGAGAAGATCGATCCCGACATGCTGGAGGAGCGGGCGCGCTTCCAGCTCGACTATGTCAATCCGCACGATCTCGTTCGGATGATCCCGGCGAAATGA